The Pectobacterium parmentieri genome segment AACACGGTTCAGTGCGCCTTCCAGCTCACGCACATTAGAACGCAGACGTTTGGCAATAAAGAATGCGACTTCACCAGGCAGGCGAATGTCATTTTCATCTGCCTTTTTCATCAGGATCGCTACGCGGGTTTCCAGCTCTGGCGGTTCAATCGCAACCGTTAACCCCCAACCGAAGCGGGATTTCAGGCGATCTTCCACGCCGTTGATCTCTTTCGGATAGCGGTCAGACGTCAGAATGATTTGCTGGTTGCCTTCCAGTAGCGCGTTAAAGGTATGAAAGAACTCTTCCTGCGAACGCTCTTTATTAGCAAAGAATTGAATATCATCGATCAGCAACGCGTCAACGGAGCGGTAGTAGCGTTTAAACTCTTCAATCGCATTGTTCTGCAATGCTTTCACCATATCCTGCACGAAACGCTCGGAGTGCATGTAGACCACCTTCGCGTTAGGTTTGCGGGCAATGATGCCATTCCCCACTGCGTGCAATAAGTGCGTTTTACCCAAGCCAGTGCCGCCATAAAGGAACAACGGGTTATACGCACCACCTGGGTTGTCAGCCACCTGACGTGCTGCTGCGCGGGCTAACTGGTTCGATTTACCTTCAACGAAGTTATCAAACGTATGTTTCGGGTTCACATTGGAGCGGTAGGTATGCTCTGCCTGTACCGGCGAGTTATCCCAGCTTGGACGTACCGGTGCCGCGCGTACTGGCTGTTGCCGCGCAACGCTGACAGGATTGTGGTGCGACTGCGCGGGCTGGCTGACAGCCTGAACCAGCGGTTTACTCCCCACTTCAAAACGCAGTAAAGGGGCATCCATCCCGCAAAAATCATTCAGCAGGATATTGATATTATTTAAGTATTTATCACGAACCCAATCCAGCACAAAGCGGTTGGGGGCGTAGAGCGCCAGAGTGTTATCACCCAGCTCCGCCTGCAACGGGCGTATCCACATACTGAATTCTGTGGCAGGTAACTCATCCTGCAAACGGGCAAGACACTGCTGCCAAAGCGAAAGTGACACGGCGGACTCCACTCGAACAAGAACGATCAAAAAGAAAAGAATAAGACGTTATTTATGTGACTCATGATTTTTTGGCACCTGCGTCATCCACGATTGCTTCATTTACAATGCAGACAGCAGACACACCACGCAGCGTGGCGATTTACTCCGACGATCCCGTCAAAAGGATCGCTAATGGAACCGTGGATCATAACCTAATCCGGCAAAGAGATCTTCCCCTTCTGCACAGTTTCGATCCTTTTTATCCACAGGCTATTCTTACCGCGACTCCCCACAACACGCCAGAAGGGCGGCTAGCGCGCATTTTACTCGCCCTCTACCAAGTGCATCCAAGCATACCCTTGGAGACACGATCGTTACGGTGATATCGATCATGATCTTGCGGGACAGATCGTTGGACGATCCTTGCACTTTACAATA includes the following:
- the dnaA gene encoding chromosomal replication initiator protein DnaA — its product is MSLSLWQQCLARLQDELPATEFSMWIRPLQAELGDNTLALYAPNRFVLDWVRDKYLNNINILLNDFCGMDAPLLRFEVGSKPLVQAVSQPAQSHHNPVSVARQQPVRAAPVRPSWDNSPVQAEHTYRSNVNPKHTFDNFVEGKSNQLARAAARQVADNPGGAYNPLFLYGGTGLGKTHLLHAVGNGIIARKPNAKVVYMHSERFVQDMVKALQNNAIEEFKRYYRSVDALLIDDIQFFANKERSQEEFFHTFNALLEGNQQIILTSDRYPKEINGVEDRLKSRFGWGLTVAIEPPELETRVAILMKKADENDIRLPGEVAFFIAKRLRSNVRELEGALNRVIANANFTGRSITIDFVREALRDLLALQEKLVTIDNIQKTVAEYYKIKVADLLSKRRSRSVARPRQMAMALAKELTNHSLPEIGDAFGGRDHTTVLHACRKIEQLREESHDIKEDFSNLIRTLSS